From the genome of Lotus japonicus ecotype B-129 chromosome 6, LjGifu_v1.2, one region includes:
- the LOC130724857 gene encoding uncharacterized protein LOC130724857 — protein sequence MPGLSRELVELQLPVKEDKKPVKQLPRRFHPDVLVKIKEEIERLLWCKFIRTARYVDWLANVVPVIKKNGKMRVCIDFRDLNAATPKDEYHMPIAEMMVDSVAGHEYLSLLDGYSGYNQILIAKEDVSKTAFRCPCAFGTYEWVVYIDDIVVKSPSRDDHLLHLRRSFERMRKHGFKMNPLKCAFGVIAGAKNGAKNVIVKGDSELVIKQLTKEYKCVSENLAKYYVKATSLLAKFDHAGVIHIPRINNQEANELAQIASGYMVDKDRLEELIKVKEKLNPSDLDILTIDNMVPNDWRKPIVEYLQNPVGTTDRKVKYRALSYVIIGNELFKKNADGTLLKFISEDDEFVAISIVHDGLCGAHQAGIKMKWLLFRQGMYWPTIMKDCIEYAKGCQDCQKHAGIRHMPASELHSIIKPWPFRGWALDLIGEINPSSSRQHKYIIVAIDYFTKWVEPIPLQNVTQYIVIDFIQNHIVYRFGLPQTLTTDQGGSSQQNPDQSDEKACGSKTQSWHETLGQMLWAYRNSPREAKGATPFRLAYGQEVVLPAEVYLQSCRIQRQEEIPSEDYWNMMFDELVDLDEERLLALDFLTRQKDRIAKAYNKKVRARSFIVGDYVWKVILSLDKKDKSYGKWAPNWEGPFRVKKALSNNAYSIKELGGQCRRITINGKYLKEYKSMLHEIKIQ from the exons ATGCCTGGACTCAGTCGAGAATTGGTGGAGTTACAACTACCagtcaaagaagacaagaaaccagtgaAGCAGTTGCCCAGAAGATTTCACCCAGATGTCTTGGTAAAGATcaaagaagaaatcgaaagGCTCCTATGGTGCAAGTTCATCAGAACAGCCAGATATGTTGACTGGTTGGCCAACGTGGTCCCAGTGATTAAGAAGAATGGCAAAATGAGGGTTTGTATCGACTTTCGAGATTTGAATGCTGCCACTCCCAAGGATGAGTATCACATGcccattgctgagatgatggtcgATTCAGTAGCTGGCCATGAGTATTTGAGCTTGTTAGATGGCTATTCTGGTTACAACCAAATTCTCATCGCAAAAGAAGACGTGTCgaagacagcttttcgatgtccttgTGCCTTcgggacatatgagtgggtg gtttatattgatgacataGTGGTGAAATCTCCATCGAGGGATGACCACCTATTGCATTTAAGAagatcctttgagaggatgaggaaacATGGTTTCAAAATGAACCCCCTTAAGTGTGCTTTTGGTGtgattgcag GGGCCAAAAACGGGGCCAAAAACGTCATTGTAAAAGGCGACTCTGAATTGGTAATAAaacaacttaccaaggaatataAGTGTGTTAGCGAGAACCTGGCGAAATATTACGTGAAAGCAACAAGcttgttggccaaattcgaccATGCAGGGGTCATCCACATACCTAGGATAAACAACCAAGAAGctaatgaattggcacaaatcgcttCTGGGTACATGGTGGATAAAGATAGGTTGGAAGAATTAATCAAAGTCAAAGAGAAGTTGAATCCGTCAGATCTTGACATCTTAACTATCGATAATATGGTGCCCAATGACTGGAGGAAGCCAATTGTCGAGTATTTGCAAAACCCTGTAGGAACAACTGACAGGAAAGTCAAATACAGGGCTTTAAGCTATGTCATTATAGGCAATGAGTTATTCAAGAAAAATGCAGATGGTACTTTGTTGAAATTCATAAGCGAGGATGACGAATTTGTGGCAATTTCAATTGTGCATGATGGTCTATGTGGCGCTCATCAAGCAGGAATCAAAATGAAGTGGTTATTATtccgacaagggatgtattggcctactatcatGAAGGACTGCATCGAATACGCAAAAGGGTGCCAAGATTGTCAAAAGCACGCAGGGATCCGGCATATGCCAGCCAGTGAATTGCATTCAATAATCAAGCCATGGCCATTTAGAGGGTGGGCTTTGGATTTAATTGGTGAGATCAACCCATCTTCATCGAGGCAACACAAGTACATAATAGTGGCTATAGACTATTTCACTAAGTGGGTAGAACCCATCCCGTTACAAAATGTTACCCAGTATATAGTGATCGATTTTATACAGAATCACATTGTGTATCGTTTTGGCTTGCCTCAGACACTTACCACAGATCAAG GTGGAAGCAGCCAACAAAACCCTGATCAGTCTGATGAAAAAgcatgtgggtcgaaaaccCAAAGTTGGCATGAAACCTTAGGCCAAATGCTTTGGGCTTATCGAAATTCACCTAGGGAAGCCAAGGGGGCAACACCGtttcgactagcatatggtcaGGAAGTAGTGCTGCCAGCAGAAGTGTACTTACAGTCTTGTagaattcaaagacaagaagaAATCCCTAGTGAAGACTACTGGAATATGATGTTTGACGAACTGGTtgatctcgacgaagaaagattaTTGGCCTTAGACTTTTTGACCAGACAAAAGGATCGCATCGCAAAGGCTtacaataaaaaggttagagctagATCTTTTATTGTTGGTGATTACGTTTGGAAAGTTATATTGTCATTGGATAAAAAAGACAAAAGTTATGGCAAATGGGCCCCAAATTGGGAAGGCCCCTTCAGAGTCAAAAAAGCACTCTCtaacaacgcttattcgattaaagaATTAGGAGGTCAATGTCGACGTATAACGATAAATGGAAAGTACTTGAAAGAGTATAAGTCAATGTTGCACGAAATCAAAATTCAATAG